DNA from Bacillus sp. 2205SS5-2:
TAGAATTACCAACTGACCAAAAGAGACTGGATAATCCCAATTTGTCTGGTGCATTTCTTACTTTTGAAATTAATGTGCAGCAAACTTCTGCCTTACGCAGTTTCGCATTAAAGGAAGAAGCAACTCTTTTTCAAATCCTTGTCTCAATTTATAACGTATTCCTAATGAAGATTACAGGTCAAGAAGATATTGTAATTGGAACACCAGTATCCGGAAGGAATTACCCGAGTTTGGAAAATGTAATAGGTATGTTTGTAAACACATTATGCCTTAGGAATTATCCACGACAAGATATTACTTTCAGTACCTTCGTTCGTAATGTTAAACAAAGAACCATTGATGTTTTTGAGAATCAAGATTATCCATTCGAAAAGTTAGTTAGTGAAGTGGTCAAGGATCGCCGATACAATCATAATCCACTTTTCAACACTATGATCGCACTACAAAGTTTTGACTTATATAAGATGAATTTCCTTGGTGGAAATATTCAATTGTCTAATGAGCATGGACACTTTGCCATGTTTGATTTAAATATGCAAATTTATGAAAGTGAAGACCAATTAGTAATTGATTGGGAATACGTTAAACAGTTATTTTCAACAGAAACTATGACGAACTTTCAAAGATATTTTATTGAAATTATTGATGTAGTTATCCAAAATCCGGATGTGAAACTAGCAGATATTCAACTGTCCATATTTCCAAAAACAAATAAAATGGAAGTGACGAACTTTAATTTTTCCTTTTAAAAGGGAAAAATGTAAGTATGTGGATTTGAGAGGAGTGACTTAAATGAGCAGAGCGCAATTCATTAAAAGTAATCGAAAGGTTATTGCCAAACAGCAAGTGCAAGAAGGAACGTATTGGAGAGAGAAATTGATGGGGTTAACAAAAGTAGCATGTTTTCCATCTGACACTTTTCAACCCAAATCTCAGGAAGAAATTGTATCTCCTAATTATAAATTTTCAGAAGATTTATGGGAGCAAGTGAAAAAGGTCAGTAATAATAATGATCATGCTTTGCATGTAGTACTTGCGTCTGCTGTTACGGTACTTCTTTATAAATACACCGGACTGGAAGACATAGTTATTGGGCAACCAGTACCTAATCCTCAATCGGAGAATCTGATGAATGATAGTCTTGTCGTAAGGAGTAGGTTAGAAGCAGACATGACTTTTAAAGACCTTTTAATCCAGATGAGGCAAACTGTTTTAGATGCTGCGGGGCACCAAAATTATCCGATGGACGTTTTAGCAGAAGAATTAGAGTTAAAAACGACTTCTGGAGAAAACCCGTTCTTTGAGACCGGAGTTCAACTTGAAAATATTCATGTCTCTACATTTAAAGAAGTCCCCCCTTTTCTCTTTTCCTTTATAAAAGAAGAGAGCGGAATAACTCTTAGAATCAAGTATAATTCGGTCTCTTATCGACAAGAGACGATTGATAGGGTAGTGAGTCACTTTTTTAGAGTGCTAGAACAGGTGTTGAGTAACTTAGAAACTAATTTGTTAGAAGTTGTCCTTTTAACAGTGAGCGATAACAAGTGGGTAATTAATTACAATAAAACAAAATTAAACTTTGATTCGAACCTTATCATGGGTGAATTTGAAGTACGAGCTGCTCAGAGGCCAACAGCACTAGCGATAGTTTGCGACGATATCCACCTTACTTATCAAGATTTAAATGCTAGAGCCAACAGGTTGGCAAGAACACTTAGAGATAAAGGGGTCCAACCGGATGGAATGGTTCCAATAATTGCAGAACGCTCTGTAGAGATGATTGTCGGAATATTCGCTATCCTTAAGGCGGGTGGCGCTTACATTCCTATTAACCCCAAAGACCCTCTGTCTCGAGTGAAGTATTTCCTTGAAGATAGTCATGCAGAAGTGGTCCTAACACAATCAAAGTTCATGGATATTCTAGAAGATGGATATGAAAAGATAAATCTAGACGATGATGCCTCTTATGCTGATGATCAGAGCGACTTAGTGTGTGTGAACAGGGAGACAGATTTAGCATATGTCATCTATACGTCTGGTTCCACAGGAAAACCCAAGGGTGTTATGGTTGAACACAGCAATTTGAATCATATTCTGACAGCGTTAGAAGAGAGATATCCATTTGAATCCGAGGATTGTTACTTATTGAAAACGCCGTTTACTTTTGATGTATCTGTAAGTGAAGTGTTCGGATGGATTCGTGGAGGTGGTCATCTTGTCATACTCGAACCAGAAGCGGAAAAGGATCCTGATAAACTGTTGAGCGTATTAGGACGATCAAATGTAACACACGTAAATTTTGTACCAGCATTATTAAATGTCTTCACTCAGCAACTTGAAAACCGGATCGATAGAAGCTTGCCGGCATTAAAGTACGTAATGGTGGCAGGAGAAGCACTTCCAATTAAAGTGGCTTACAATTTTAAGGAAATGCTTGAAGATGTGTGTCTGGAAAATCTATACGGGCCAACGGAAATTACAATCTATGCTACAAACTATCCTGTTGTGGGGGACTTTGGACACAGGAGCATCCCCATAGGTAAACCATTACCCAATGTACAGGCTTATATTGTGAACGAGAAGTTAAACCTTCAGCCAATTGGGGTGACTGGAGAATTATGTATTTCTGGTAGCGGTGTTGCCCGTGGTTACTTAAATCGTCATGAACTGAGTGATGAAAAGTTTGTTCCTTGCCCTTGGCAACCTGGAATGAAGATGTATAGAACTGGGGATATGGTACGTTGGCAATCTAATGGAGACATTGAGTATTTGGGACGGATTGACCACCAAGTTAAAATTCGTGGTTATCGAATTGAGTTGGAGGAAATCGAAAGGGTTCTCATGGAGCACCCTTCAGTGCAAGAAGCATTGACAATTGTCCATGAAGATAAGGTAGGAGACAAAAGCCTTGTCATGTATGTGGTCCAGAAGGCTAAAAATAAAATACAATCGACTGAATTGAGACAGTACTTGAAAGGGATACTTCCAGAATATATGGTCCCTTCAGCTTGTATGTTCTTAGAGGCTTTTCCACTAAATCAAAATGGGAAGGTGGACCGACAGGCTTTACCCGATCCGGTTGAATCAAGTTTTGAACTGTCGGAATATGTAGCACCAAGGAACACGGTAGAACAAGTAATTACAGATGTGTGGTGTGAAGTCTTGGGAAATGAAAAAGTCGGAGTCCATGACAACTTTTTTACTATAGGTGGACACTCTTTGTTAGCAACTACAGTAGTTTATCGTCTACGTTCGGCTCTAAATACAGAGCTCTCAATGCAAACCCTGTTTGAACACCCGAGCGTCGCTAAGTTAGCGCTAGTAGTTGAGGGAAATAAGAAAACTCCTATTAAAAATGGTAGGCAACGAATTTCTAAGCTATCTCGTGAAAGCCATCTTTTGAACTAGTTGCTAATCTGTTAATATTTGGAATAAAAAAGGAGGGATCTCAATGAAGGAAGCATCTCATCATTCAACAGAGGAAGTTTTATTGAAAGAAAGAACAGATGAAGTTTATTCATTTGATGCTTCATTTGCTCAGAAAAGATTATGGTTAATTGACCAATTACTAGAAGATAAGTTTGTCTATAATATTCCTACTACCATACGACTACAGGGCATTATTCAGATAGAAGCACTGAAGAGAGCATTCAGTCAAATCGTTAATCGCCATGATACTTTACGTACAACGTTTCGTGAGGTAGATGGAGAAATTGTACAAATCGTTCGAGAAAGACTTGAATGGGAAATTCAAATTGATGATCTATCCTCTTTGGAGGGGAATGTGTGTTGGGAGCATGCAATTAATTTAGCTGAAAAAGAGGCTGAAACCGCTTTTGACCTACAGCAAGGACCTCTGTTTCATATACGACTAATTCGTCTTAATGAAAAGGACCATCTACTACTTATTAATCTACATCATATTATTTCGGACGGTTGGTCCACAGATATACTGAAAAGGGAATTGTCACAACTTTATAAGGCATTTATCCATCAGGAAAAAATTGAACTTGAGGAGATGCCAATCCAATATGCAGATTACGCTCATTACCAAAAAGAACAGTTACATGGAGAAGAATATGAATCGCAGCTCCAATTTTGGAAGAATAAACTTTCTGGTGAGCTCCCAGTATTACAATTGTCTTCAGCTACTCCACAATCAAGCAAACGAGGGAACAGAGGGGAAACATTTGAATTTACGGTAAATCCTATAGTTAGTCATGCAATCAAACAATTTAGTCAAAGAGAGAAAACGACTAATTTTATGACATTGTTTGCTGCATATAATGTTTGGCTGTACAGGTATGCTAATCAGACTGACTTAATTGTTGGTATACCAGTAGCAGGTCGTGAATGGGAAGAGGTAGAAGGATTAATTGGTTTTTTTATAAATAATTTAGTTATTCGTAGTCAAATTGATGAAAATGTATCTTTCCATAGTTTTCTACAGAATGTAAAAAAGAACATTATAGAAGCTTATTCTAATCAAGATGTTCCATTTGAAAAAGTAGTGGAAATTGTCCAACCAGATCGTGATATTCATATGTCGCCGATCTTTCAGAATATGTTCTCGCTTCGCTTTACGGATACTACTTTTGCTATGGAAGGCCTTCAAGCTGAGGTTATTGATGTCGATCGTCATTCTGCAAAATTTGATTTACTGATGGAGATGGCGGAATCCGAAGATGGATTTACAGGGACCTTAGAATATAGTACGGACCTGTTTGATAGGGAAACTATCAAGAAAATGGTAAATCATTTCTTGAATATATTAGAGGGAATAACTAAAAATGCAGATAAAAGCGTAGCTCGATTACCGATGTTAACTGAAGAGGAAGTCCATCAACAGGTACACTTATGGAATCAGACAGATTTAGATTATCCTTTTACAAGTGTACAGGAAGGCTTCGAGGTGTGGGCTTCTCGTAAACCAAAGGAAATTGCTATTGTATTCGGTGAAGAAACAGTATCGTATAGAGAATTAAATCGTAAAGCCAATCAATTAGCTCATAAATTACAGTCACTTGGTGTTGGGTTAGACACATTAGTTGGTATTTGTTTGGAATCTACTCCTGATATGGTAATTAGTATGCTTGCTGTACAAAAGGCAGGAGGTGCTTACGTCCCACTTGACCCTTCATTGCCAGTTGAGAGACGTCGTTATATGGTAGAGCGAGCAGGGTTGAAGGTGTTGGTAACAAAACAAGTCTGGGCAGAGAAGTTACCTGTAGGGGCCGAGGTAACAGTTGTGTGTCTAGATAGTGAGGCAAGACTATTGGCAGCTGAATCAGAAGATAATCTGCAGAGTAAAGCGGATGCAATGAACCGTATGTACGTAATCTTCACCTCAGGTTCTACTGGAGAACCAAAGGGCGTAAATGTCTTTAGAAGAGGCTTTGAAAACTTAATGCAATGGTATATTGGGGAATTCCAGATGACTGATTCCGATAGCATGTTGTTGACTACTTCACCTAGTTTTGATATGACGCAAAAAAGTATCTACGCCCCACTTATGACAGGCGGACAACTAGTGTTGTATAATTCGGGACTTTATGATGCAGCAGCGATAACGAATGAGATTGAAAAGAATAACATTACATTGCTAAGCTGCACACCAAGTGCGTTTTACCCATTGTTGGACGAAGCTGTTAGAAATAACTATTCCGAATTAAGAAAGTTGCGCCATGTTTTTCTAGGGGGGGAACCTATAGTTGCCAATCGCTTGTCATCGTGGACCTCATCAAGTGCATGTAATGCAGAAGTGGTCAATACATACGGTCCTACAGAATGTACTGATATTACTGTATTTAAGCGTTTGCCAGATATGGAATTATTACTAGATAAGCCAATGCCAATTGGGCGACCTGTTCCTAATAATAAAACCTACATTTTGAATAGTGAATTGGGCCTTGTACCGGTAGGGACACCGGGGGAATTGTGCATAGCAGGAGTACAAGTAGGTGGAGGTTACATTGGCGATAACACCATTTCTGCTGAAAAGTTTCTCGTCAATCCCTATGGAGATGACCAAACTCCACTTTTGTACAGAACCGGGGATATTGCAAGGTACTTACAAGATGGAACAATTGAGTATTTAGGCCGAATAGATCATCAAGTGAAGATTCGGGGATTTCGGATTGAGTTAGGAGAAATAGAGGTGGCACTAAGAAAATGCGATGGTGTCAAGGAATCAGTAGTCGTGGCAACGGAAAATCAACATGGAGAGAAACGCTTAGTGGCTTATATTGTTCCAAAAGAGAAAATGTTGTCAGAAGATGAGCTTTCAACTCGGTTACGGAATGATCTTCTAGGTAAGTTACCAAACTACATGGTTCCGTCACTATTTATCTTTCTAGACGAAATGCCCTTATCTCCGAATGGAAAGATAGAGCGAAAGGCTTTGCCTGTTCCAAAGATACTAAATGGACAGGGGCGGCTATACACAGCACCTCGTACGGCACTTGAAATGAAAATGGCAGATATTTGGATGAGTTTATTAGATGTTGAAAGAATAGGTGTTTATGATAATTTTTTCGAGTATGGTGGTCATTCGCTTTTGGCGACACAACTCGTTTCTCGTTTACGATCTGTTTTAGATACAAATATTACTCTTCGTGCTTTGTTTGATAATCCGACAATTGCTGAACTAGCATCTGATGTCTTTTCTAATAAACCAGAGGTAAGTAAGTTAGAATCAGAACTCAACCATAGGAAAGAAGATATTCTACAGATGTCTCGAGAAGGGAAAATTCCACTATCGTTTTCGCAGAAAAGATTATGGTTCTTAGATCGACTAGAACCCGAGAGTATAGCTTATAACTTATTCTCAGCTTTTCGCATAGAGGGGACTGTGGATAAACAAGCACTTGAAATTTGTCTAAACCAAATTGTTGAACGACATGAATCACTTAGGACAACTTTTAAGGATGAAGATGATCCAGTACAGATAATATCCCCTACTCTTCATATTCCAATAACATTAAAAGATTTTCGTGAAACGGAAGAAGAAAAGAAGAGTTTAGAAGTAGAGAGATTTATTTTAAAAGAAACTAGTCGGTCATTCGATTTAGAGAGAGGACCTCTACTTAATGTGAGCTTGTTATGGTTAGGCGAAGGGGATTATATCCTATTAGTTTCAATGCATCACATTATTTCTGACGGATGGTCAATTGGATTGTTAATACAAGAATTAGGTGAGTTGTACTCAGCTTATCTCCGTGGGAAACCTGCAACTTTACCGGAGTTATCTGTTCAGTATGCAGATTATGCCAAATGGCAAAACATTGAGGGAAGCAGAGATATCTTTAAACATCTTACTGCATATTGGTCTAAGCAATTGGGTGGGGAACTACCAATATTGGAGCTACCATCCGATAATCCAAGACCTAACCGACAAGCATTCCGTGGTGGCCGTACAACGGTACAAATTCAAAAAGACACCATTAAAAAGCTAAAAGAACTTAGTCGTAAGAGAGAGGTTACAGATTTTATGGTGTTCCTCTCAGCCTTCAGTGTGTTGCTAAATCGATTAAGCAAACAAGAAGACATGATTATTGGAACACCTATTGCAGGACGAACCCAAACAGAAACAGAACCATTGATTGGTTGCTTTATCAATACTCTGGCACTCCGAATTGACCTTTCGGAAAAACCAACATTTGAAGAAGTACTTAAACGGGTACGTAAGGTTTGCTTAGATGCCTATGCTCATCAGGAAATGCCATTCGAGAAGTTAGTAGAGATTATTCAGCCAGAGCGTAGTCTAAGTCGTAATCCTATCATTGATGTGATGATTAATTTAGTAAATATACCTAATAAAACTGCACAATGGCAGGATGTCACTCTATCTCAAATGGATGTAGGAGATCCACAATCCAAGTTTGGTCTCACACTTTATATACATGAGACGAGAGATGGCATAGAGATGGAGTTTGTTTACCAAAAGGATCTTTATAGTGAAGAGAGAATTAAAGAACTTTCAAATCAATACACCTCACTATTAAAACAGATGGTCGATTTCAGTGAGTTGCCGATTTGTTCTTATTCTCTGAAAACAGATAAAAGCATAGAAATTTTACCTAATCCAAAAGCAAAATTAGAAAAACCGTTATACCCATCTGTTCCTGAAATGTTCAGTAGGGTTGCTCTTGAAAATCCAAATCAGATAGCCATTAGCCATCAAGGAAATAAGAAAAATTATGGTGAATTGGCTGAAGCAGCTCAAAGTGTTGCCCTTAGTCTTCATGCTGGAGGATTAAATAAAGGTGAAGTCGTAGCCATTAGTGGACCACGCAGTATGGGTCTTATCGCTAGCATGTTGGGTGTGTTATTCGCAGGCGGTACTGTGTTAACCATTGAAAAAAACATGCAACTTGAGAGAAGGCAAACAATTCTGCTTTCATCAAGTGTTAATAGACTGATTTATGTTGGGAGTAAAAGTCAGGCCGAAGACGAGTCTTTTTTTACAAATTATGAATGGAAAGAGGTTTATTACATTGACTCGATGAATGGTAACCTTCTAACTAATTCAATAGATTCAAAGAGCATAGAGATAGCTAGTTTTACACTACCACAACCAGAAGATCCAGCTTATATTTTCTTTACTTCCGGAACAACTGGCATGCCTAAAGGTGTTATTGGAAAGCACAGTGGACTGGGACATTTCCTTGTATGGCAACGAGAAAAATTTGGGATAGGACCAGGAGATCGTGCCGCCCAGTTAACAGGCCTTTCTTTTGATGTTGTATTACGGGATATTTTACTTCCATTGACAAGTGGAGCGACGATTTGTTTGCCGGATGTAGAAGAAGATTTATCTGCTTTACAGGTTTTACCTTGGCTGAAAAGAGAGAAGGTTACTTATTTTCATACTGTACCTAGCTTGGCAAAGTCATGGTTAGAAATTGAAAACATTAAGCTTAATCATCTACGTTACGTTTTCTTTGCAGGAGAACCTCTCACAGCAGACTTAGTTCATTCGTGGCGCACTAATTTTGGTGAACATACCAAAATTATCAACTTATATGGCCCAACTGAAACAACTTTGGCAAAATGTTATTTCGAAGTTCCAAATACGGATGAGTTGTCATCTGTACAACCAATTGGACAACCACTTCCTGAAACTCAAATATTAGTATTAAACACAGAATTGCAGCTTTGTGGTATCGGTGAACCAGGTGAAATGTTCATTCGAACACCTTTTAGAACTCTTGGTTATCTTCAATCTGATGAAAAAGATAGTGCTCTTTTTATACCGAACCCTTTCACAGATGATCCAAAAGATATTTTATATAGAACTGGAGATATGGGTATTTATCGCACAGATGGATTACTGGATATTAAAGGTAGGCTAGATGATCAAATCAAAATCCGGGGAATTCGTGTAGAGTTAGGAGAAATTCAATCTATTATTTCTAGTCACCCTCTTGTTAAAGAATCAGTAGTCATTACTGTGTTAGCAACTAACGGTGACAAAAGAATTGCAGCCTATTTCGTTCCTCATGATGATTTGGTGGAAATCGCTGAATTGCGAGCTTATGTCAAAGAAAAAATACCTTCTTTTATGGTTCCGGGGGCATTTATAAAGATTAAAGCAATTCCACTTAATGCGAATGGAAAAGTGGATCGTCGAAATCTTCCTGACCCGACTATTTCATTTAATGAGCGGGTTTCTGTATTATCTATCTCTCCAAAAACAGAGATAGAAGAGAAGATAGGAGAAGTATGGAAAGAGTTGCTTGGAGTGAAGCATGTTGGTATTCATGATAATTTCTTTGACATAGGAGGACATTCTTTACTTATTCTCCAAGCTAAGACAAAACTAGCCAAGCTGTTGCGACGAGATATTCCTTTAGTAGACTTTTTTCAATACCCAACAATTTCTTCCTTAGCAACACAACTTACTAAAGAAGGGGAGGAATCATTACGATTTGAAAAATTTAAGAGCCGTGGTAGTAACCGACGAAATGCTTTACAAAAACGTCGTAATAAGAGAAATACAAAGAAATAATAGTAGACAAAGGGGAAGGGGATATAAACTATGAGCACGTCTTCAGAGAATGGATCAGAGATTGCAATCGTTGGTATGAATGGTAGATTTCCAGGGGCACCCGATTTGGAAACATATTGGAAGAATTTAATGGAAGGTGAGGAAAGTATTCGTTTTTTTAGTAATGAAGAACTGAGAAAAGAGGGGGTAGACCCGTCTCAGTATGAAAATTCAAATTATGTAAAGGCTGGCACAGAACTTAATGATATTGATAAGTTTGACGCTTCGTTCTTCGGATTTACACCACGAGAAGCGGAAATCATGGACCCACAGCAACGGTTATTTTTAGAGTGTTGTTGGGAAGCATTGGAGATTGCTGGGCATAATCCAGAAAAATACCCAGGACGTATTGGTGTATATGCAGGTGTCTTTTCTAGTACGTATTTATTTAATTTGTACAGTAAACCGGGCCTTTATAATTCGGTTGGGGAACTAAATATTCGTCACGGCAATGAAAAGGATTATTTGGCTACTCGAGTATCTTATAAATTGAACCTTAAAGGACCAAGTGTTAGTGTGCAGACTTCTTGCTCTACATCTCTTGTTGCTGTCCACAACGCAGCCCAAAGTCTGCTAAGTGGCGAATGTGATATGGCACTTGCTGGCGGAGTGTCGATAGTAACTCCTCAAAAGACGGGATACATGTACCAAGAAGGTGGGATTCAATCACCAGATGGACATTGTCGCCCATTTGATGCAAAAGCGAAGGGGACAATCTTTGGAAATGGTCTAGGAGTCGTTGTACTGAAACGATTAGAGGATGCACGCAATGATGGCGATACTATCTATGCAGTCGTTAAAGGAAGTGCAATTAATAACGATGGTGCAGACAAAGTTGGATTCACCGCACCGAGCGTTAATGGGCAAGCTGAAGTAATCGCTGATGCGATGGCGATGGCTGATGTCCACCCATATACGGTCGGTATGATAGAGGCACACGGAACAGGAACTCCATTAGGTGATCCGATTGAAATATCTGCTTTAACACAGGTGTACCGTGAGCAAACCACTGAGAAAAATTATTGCGCAATTGGGTCAGTAAAATCTAATATTGGTCACCTTGGAGTGGCGTCAGGTGTTGCCGGTTTAATAAAAGCAACTTTATCCCTTTACTATAAAAAGATTCCACCAACTTTACATTTTGAAGAAGCAAATCCAAATATTGATTTTAATAATAGCCCATTTTATGTAAATACAGACCTTCAGAATTGGGAGAGGAGTAATGGGATTCCACGTCGAGCAGCCATTAGTAACTTTGGGATGGGAGGGACCAATGCACATATTATATTAGAAGAAGCAATTCCATCTGAATTACAGCCCGAAAGAACAAAAAATAATGAGCAAATTCTTGTGCTTTCTGCTCAATCAGATACTGCGTTGAACAGTTCGATTGAACGATTGAAGAATTACTTTCAGCATAAAACTGATGTGGATTTAACTGATGTTGCCTATACTCTGCAGGAGGGGCGCCACGAATTTTCACATCGGGCTATGTTAGTTGCGCAAACAAGAGACGAAGTACTAGAAACTTTGGGGAATCCGAATAGTCTTAAACTGGTTAAAGGATTGAGTGAAAAACAGCGTAAGATTGCCTTTGTGTTTTCTGGACAAGGGTCTCAGTATGTCGGAATGGCACAGGGGCTTTACGTTAAAGAGCCTGTATTTCGTGAAACGTTTGACCACTGTTGTGACAAGCTTTTACCATTAATCAAAACTGATGTTCGTAAACTTCTATATCAGCCAGACAACGAAGCGTTTGCATCTGAGCAACTAAAACAAACCGCAATTGCACAGCCAGCCCTTTTTGCAATAGAATATTCACTTTCTAAATTATTAGATTCTTGGGGCATAAAGCCTGCACTAATGCTTGGTCATAGTATCGGTGAATATGTAGCAGCTTGCTTAGCGGGAGTATTCTCCCTAGAAGATGCTCTTCGATTAGTGGCTATTCGTGGGCGCTTAATGCAACAAATGCCAACCGGGAAAATGCTGTCGGTGTCTCTTTCTGAATCAAAGGTAAAAGAACACCTTAATGGCCAACTCTCTCTTGCAGCTGTGAATACACCTAACTTGTGTGTGATAGCTGGAAAAGAGGAGGAAGTTGATGCATTGCA
Protein-coding regions in this window:
- a CDS encoding non-ribosomal peptide synthetase; the encoded protein is MSRAQFIKSNRKVIAKQQVQEGTYWREKLMGLTKVACFPSDTFQPKSQEEIVSPNYKFSEDLWEQVKKVSNNNDHALHVVLASAVTVLLYKYTGLEDIVIGQPVPNPQSENLMNDSLVVRSRLEADMTFKDLLIQMRQTVLDAAGHQNYPMDVLAEELELKTTSGENPFFETGVQLENIHVSTFKEVPPFLFSFIKEESGITLRIKYNSVSYRQETIDRVVSHFFRVLEQVLSNLETNLLEVVLLTVSDNKWVINYNKTKLNFDSNLIMGEFEVRAAQRPTALAIVCDDIHLTYQDLNARANRLARTLRDKGVQPDGMVPIIAERSVEMIVGIFAILKAGGAYIPINPKDPLSRVKYFLEDSHAEVVLTQSKFMDILEDGYEKINLDDDASYADDQSDLVCVNRETDLAYVIYTSGSTGKPKGVMVEHSNLNHILTALEERYPFESEDCYLLKTPFTFDVSVSEVFGWIRGGGHLVILEPEAEKDPDKLLSVLGRSNVTHVNFVPALLNVFTQQLENRIDRSLPALKYVMVAGEALPIKVAYNFKEMLEDVCLENLYGPTEITIYATNYPVVGDFGHRSIPIGKPLPNVQAYIVNEKLNLQPIGVTGELCISGSGVARGYLNRHELSDEKFVPCPWQPGMKMYRTGDMVRWQSNGDIEYLGRIDHQVKIRGYRIELEEIERVLMEHPSVQEALTIVHEDKVGDKSLVMYVVQKAKNKIQSTELRQYLKGILPEYMVPSACMFLEAFPLNQNGKVDRQALPDPVESSFELSEYVAPRNTVEQVITDVWCEVLGNEKVGVHDNFFTIGGHSLLATTVVYRLRSALNTELSMQTLFEHPSVAKLALVVEGNKKTPIKNGRQRISKLSRESHLLN
- a CDS encoding amino acid adenylation domain-containing protein; translation: MKEASHHSTEEVLLKERTDEVYSFDASFAQKRLWLIDQLLEDKFVYNIPTTIRLQGIIQIEALKRAFSQIVNRHDTLRTTFREVDGEIVQIVRERLEWEIQIDDLSSLEGNVCWEHAINLAEKEAETAFDLQQGPLFHIRLIRLNEKDHLLLINLHHIISDGWSTDILKRELSQLYKAFIHQEKIELEEMPIQYADYAHYQKEQLHGEEYESQLQFWKNKLSGELPVLQLSSATPQSSKRGNRGETFEFTVNPIVSHAIKQFSQREKTTNFMTLFAAYNVWLYRYANQTDLIVGIPVAGREWEEVEGLIGFFINNLVIRSQIDENVSFHSFLQNVKKNIIEAYSNQDVPFEKVVEIVQPDRDIHMSPIFQNMFSLRFTDTTFAMEGLQAEVIDVDRHSAKFDLLMEMAESEDGFTGTLEYSTDLFDRETIKKMVNHFLNILEGITKNADKSVARLPMLTEEEVHQQVHLWNQTDLDYPFTSVQEGFEVWASRKPKEIAIVFGEETVSYRELNRKANQLAHKLQSLGVGLDTLVGICLESTPDMVISMLAVQKAGGAYVPLDPSLPVERRRYMVERAGLKVLVTKQVWAEKLPVGAEVTVVCLDSEARLLAAESEDNLQSKADAMNRMYVIFTSGSTGEPKGVNVFRRGFENLMQWYIGEFQMTDSDSMLLTTSPSFDMTQKSIYAPLMTGGQLVLYNSGLYDAAAITNEIEKNNITLLSCTPSAFYPLLDEAVRNNYSELRKLRHVFLGGEPIVANRLSSWTSSSACNAEVVNTYGPTECTDITVFKRLPDMELLLDKPMPIGRPVPNNKTYILNSELGLVPVGTPGELCIAGVQVGGGYIGDNTISAEKFLVNPYGDDQTPLLYRTGDIARYLQDGTIEYLGRIDHQVKIRGFRIELGEIEVALRKCDGVKESVVVATENQHGEKRLVAYIVPKEKMLSEDELSTRLRNDLLGKLPNYMVPSLFIFLDEMPLSPNGKIERKALPVPKILNGQGRLYTAPRTALEMKMADIWMSLLDVERIGVYDNFFEYGGHSLLATQLVSRLRSVLDTNITLRALFDNPTIAELASDVFSNKPEVSKLESELNHRKEDILQMSREGKIPLSFSQKRLWFLDRLEPESIAYNLFSAFRIEGTVDKQALEICLNQIVERHESLRTTFKDEDDPVQIISPTLHIPITLKDFRETEEEKKSLEVERFILKETSRSFDLERGPLLNVSLLWLGEGDYILLVSMHHIISDGWSIGLLIQELGELYSAYLRGKPATLPELSVQYADYAKWQNIEGSRDIFKHLTAYWSKQLGGELPILELPSDNPRPNRQAFRGGRTTVQIQKDTIKKLKELSRKREVTDFMVFLSAFSVLLNRLSKQEDMIIGTPIAGRTQTETEPLIGCFINTLALRIDLSEKPTFEEVLKRVRKVCLDAYAHQEMPFEKLVEIIQPERSLSRNPIIDVMINLVNIPNKTAQWQDVTLSQMDVGDPQSKFGLTLYIHETRDGIEMEFVYQKDLYSEERIKELSNQYTSLLKQMVDFSELPICSYSLKTDKSIEILPNPKAKLEKPLYPSVPEMFSRVALENPNQIAISHQGNKKNYGELAEAAQSVALSLHAGGLNKGEVVAISGPRSMGLIASMLGVLFAGGTVLTIEKNMQLERRQTILLSSSVNRLIYVGSKSQAEDESFFTNYEWKEVYYIDSMNGNLLTNSIDSKSIEIASFTLPQPEDPAYIFFTSGTTGMPKGVIGKHSGLGHFLVWQREKFGIGPGDRAAQLTGLSFDVVLRDILLPLTSGATICLPDVEEDLSALQVLPWLKREKVTYFHTVPSLAKSWLEIENIKLNHLRYVFFAGEPLTADLVHSWRTNFGEHTKIINLYGPTETTLAKCYFEVPNTDELSSVQPIGQPLPETQILVLNTELQLCGIGEPGEMFIRTPFRTLGYLQSDEKDSALFIPNPFTDDPKDILYRTGDMGIYRTDGLLDIKGRLDDQIKIRGIRVELGEIQSIISSHPLVKESVVITVLATNGDKRIAAYFVPHDDLVEIAELRAYVKEKIPSFMVPGAFIKIKAIPLNANGKVDRRNLPDPTISFNERVSVLSISPKTEIEEKIGEVWKELLGVKHVGIHDNFFDIGGHSLLILQAKTKLAKLLRRDIPLVDFFQYPTISSLATQLTKEGEESLRFEKFKSRGSNRRNALQKRRNKRNTKK